The segment CGCGTCGCCCTGGCGTTCCAGGCCACGCAGGACGTAGGCCGCGCGGCCGGGTCCGGAGAGGCGGGACAGCCGCTGGTCCAGGGCGAGTTCGTCGGCGCCGCCCACCCGGGGGAACAGTCGCAGTCCCCACACGTGCGGAAGCAGCGGCGGCAACTGCGCCCGCCGCGGCAGGGCGAGCCGCCGCAGCGGCAGCCCCGCGATGAGCGCCTGCCGCAGCACCTCGCCCCGCACGTACGCGTAACCGGGATCGACCGCGTCCTCGGCGAGCCGGGGTTCCGGAACGGCCGGGCCCGGACCCGGGACCCGGCGGCGCGGCAGCGAGCGCTGCACGAGCGCGTGCGCGGTCAGCACCCGGCGGTTGCGGCCGAGCGACGGCGGCAGCACGAGGTAGGCGATGCGGACGAGCCGCGGATAGCGCTCGACGAGCGCGGCCTCGGCCTGCTCGACGTCGACGGGGCCCACGGGCGAGGGAACGAGATCCTTGGTGCTCACGTTCAGCAGAACGAGCGATTCTTCCGATGGTCACCCCGGTCCCGGTCCCGGTCCCGGCCCGGGGCCCATGGTGCGGGCTCAGGCCGCCGGGCCGGCCGTCAACCGCTCGCGGATCCGCGCCGTCACCTCGTCCGGGACGCCGAGTCCCTCCCGTACGTACGACTCCATCGACCCGTGCCGGACGGCCACTTCGTCGAGCCCCGCGGCCAGGTACTCCGGCAGGACCCCGATCAGATCGAGCGCGAGGTCGGGATTGCCGCCCTGGGCCGTGAACCCCTCGATCATCGGCGCGAACGCCTGCCGTACAGCGGTGTTGACCGACAGGTACTCCTCCCGCACGGTCTCCTCGTCCGCGCCGAGCAGCGAAAGCACGACCGTCGCCGCCCACCCCGTCCGGTCCTTGCCCGCCGAACAGTGGAAGAGCAGCGGCCCGGCGTCCGGAGCTCCCAGCTCGGTGAGCAGGGCGCGGTAGGCGGCGCGGCCGGAGTCGCCGGAGACGAAGGTCCGGTAGGTGCGGGCGAAGGCCGCCCGGACCTGGCCTCCGCCGAGGTGTTCCTCGGCGAGCGCAGGGTCGGAGAGCAGCGCCTTCAGACGGGCGGCGGGCGGCAGCCCGCTGATGGCCAGATGGTCGGCGAGCACGTCCGCGACGAGGTGGCGGGCACCGTCGGGAAGCCGGTCGGGCCGGTCGCCGCGCTCGCTCTCCGTACGGAGGTCGACGACGGTACGGATGCCCAGGGCGGCCACGACGGGTTCGGCCGGGTCGAGCCGGTCGAGCTGGGCCGAGCGCAGGACGAGCCCGGGGCGGACGGAACGCCCGGCACCGAGCGGCAGACCGCCGAGGTCGCGGAGGTTGGCGACGGAGGCGGCGGGGATGGCGGGCATGGCGTCGACTCCTCCGGTTCGTGCACGTTCGTGTCGACGGTAGTGGATCGCCCCGATCCAGGCAGATCAGGACGATTCATGCCGCGTGAGTGGCCGGGCAGCCCGGCAACCCGGCCCCTCGCGCGGCAAGCCAAACGACCACCAGACCACCCCGCACCCCGGCAATATCCGCCTACGCGCCTACTCGGCGAGCGCGGCCAGCACCTCCGCCTCCCGTTCGGGAGAGAGGCCGACCTCCGGCCGGTCCGGTCGCTGCGGGGCCGTCCCGCCGAGCGACTCCAGCCACGCCCACGTGTCCGCGACCGTCTCCTCCGCGGACCGGCAGCGCAGCCCGGCCGCTACGGCCCGGGACACGTCGGCGGTGTGCATCGCGTCGTACATCTCGCCCGGCGGCAGCCACACGGGTAGCTCCGACCACGGCGCGGCACCGGCCTTGACCAGCGCCTCCGGGTCGGTCCAGCGGAGTTCGGCGTCCGAGCCGGTGGCCCGTACGCAGGCGTCGAGCAGCTCGCCCATGGTCGTGTGCCCAGGCGGCGAGACGAGGTTGTACGGCCCGGAGAGCCCCGCGGCCACCGCGTCGAGCGTCCACTCGGCCAGGTCGCGGGCGTCGATGTACTGGATCGGCAGCGAGGCGGGTCCGGGCGCGATGACCGAGCCGCCGCGCGCGATCCGGCCCAGCCACCAGGGGAGCCGGCCCACGTTCTCGTACGGCCCGATGATCAGCCCCGCGCGGACGTGCAGCGTCCGGTCCGCACCGAACGCGGCCGTGGCGGCGAGCTCACCACCCATCTTGGCCTGCGCGTACGGCACGTCCCCGTCGTCCGGCGAACCCTCCACCAGCGGGCCGTCCTCCGCGAGCCCGGCCGCCGGCGGCCACGTGTACACGGAACGGCTCGACACGTACGCGTACCGCCCGACCCGGTCGGCGAGCAGCCGCGCCGCGTCCCGTACGGCAGAGGGCGCCGCCGACCAGGTGTCCACCACAGCGTCCCAGGAGCCCGT is part of the Streptomyces sp. NBC_00250 genome and harbors:
- a CDS encoding NAD-dependent epimerase/dehydratase family protein, producing MKLLMLGGTEFVGRAVVEAALERGWEVTVFHRGRHAPPAGVTSLIGDRTTGPDGLAALATGSWDAVVDTWSAAPSAVRDAARLLADRVGRYAYVSSRSVYTWPPAAGLAEDGPLVEGSPDDGDVPYAQAKMGGELAATAAFGADRTLHVRAGLIIGPYENVGRLPWWLGRIARGGSVIAPGPASLPIQYIDARDLAEWTLDAVAAGLSGPYNLVSPPGHTTMGELLDACVRATGSDAELRWTDPEALVKAGAAPWSELPVWLPPGEMYDAMHTADVSRAVAAGLRCRSAEETVADTWAWLESLGGTAPQRPDRPEVGLSPEREAEVLAALAE
- a CDS encoding tyrosine-protein phosphatase gives rise to the protein MPAIPAASVANLRDLGGLPLGAGRSVRPGLVLRSAQLDRLDPAEPVVAALGIRTVVDLRTESERGDRPDRLPDGARHLVADVLADHLAISGLPPAARLKALLSDPALAEEHLGGGQVRAAFARTYRTFVSGDSGRAAYRALLTELGAPDAGPLLFHCSAGKDRTGWAATVVLSLLGADEETVREEYLSVNTAVRQAFAPMIEGFTAQGGNPDLALDLIGVLPEYLAAGLDEVAVRHGSMESYVREGLGVPDEVTARIRERLTAGPAA